A genomic stretch from Camelus dromedarius isolate mCamDro1 chromosome 10, mCamDro1.pat, whole genome shotgun sequence includes:
- the LOC105102320 gene encoding olfactory receptor 13C7 — protein MRHSSQVSSRPHHGLIPTLDTDQDLSVAKLSSEVANQSVVAGFVLLGLPDHPRLEKTFFVLILLMYLTILLGNGVLVLVTVSDSRLHTPMYFFLGNLSFLDICYTTSSVPLVLDGFLTPRKTISFSGCAVQMFLSFAMGATECVLLGMMAFDRYVAICNPLRYPVVMSKAAYVPMAAGSWLAGGVNSLVQISLAVQLPFCGDHVINHFTCEILAVLTLACADISTNVISMGVANVIFLGVPVLFILVSYIFILTTILRIPSAEGRKKASTCSAHLTVMVIFYGTILFMYAKPKSKDPLGADKQAVSDKLTSLFYGVLTPMLNPIIYSLRNKDVKAAVKNLMNQKCFPQ, from the exons ATGAGACATTCTTCCCAGGTCAGCTCCCGTCCCCACCACGGCCTTATCCCCACACTGGACACAGACCAAGATCTCTCTGTGGCCAAACTTTCCTCAG aagTGGCTAACCAGTCTGTTGTGGCAGGCTTTGTCTTGCTGGGGCTGCCAGACCACCCAAGGCTGGAGAAAACATTCTTTGTGCTCATCCTGCTGATGTACCTGACGATCCTGCTGGGCAATGGGGTCCTCGTCCTGGTGACCGTGTCCGACTCCCGCCTGCACAcgcccatgtacttcttcctgggGAACCTCTCCTTCCTCGACATCTGCTATACAACCTCCTCGGTCCCTCTGGTCCTGGATGGCTTCCTCACACCCAGGAAAACCATCTCCTTCTCAGGCTGTGCTGTGCAGATGTTCCTCTCCTTTGCCATGGGAGCCACGGAGTGTGTGCTTCTGGGCATGATGGCGTttgaccgctatgtggccatctgcaacCCCCTGAGGTACCCCGTGGTCATGAGCAAGGCTGCCTACGTGCCCATGGCTGCCGGCTCCTGGCTGGCTGGTGGAGTCAACTCCTTGGTACAGATCTCTCTTGCAGTACAGTTACCCTTCTGTGGGGACCACGTCATCAACCACTTCACCTGTGAGATCCTGGCTGTCCTGACGTTGGCCTGTGCTGACATCTCCACCAATGTGATCAGTATGGGGGTGGCCAATGTGATCTTTCTGGGGGTCCCCGTGCTGTTCATCTTGGTCTCCTACATCTTCATCCTCACCACCATCCTGAGGATCCCCTCAGCTGAGGGGAGGAAAAAGGCCTCTACCTGCTCTGCACATCTTACTGTGATGGTCATCTTCTATGGGACTATTCTTTTCATGTATGCAAAGCCCAAATCAAAGGACCCCCTAGGGGCAGACAAACAGGCTGTTTCAGACAAGCTCACTTCCCTCTTCTATGGGGTGCTGACTCCCATGCTTAACCCCATCATCTACAGCCTCAGAAACAAGGATGTGAAGGCTGCTGTAAAGAATCTCATGAATCAGAAATGCTTTCCCCAGTGA
- the LOC105102278 gene encoding olfactory receptor 13C7 — protein sequence MEVSNQSAVTEFVLFGLSDHPRLEKTFFVLILLMYLTILLGNGVLVLVTVSDSCLHTPMYFFLGNLSFLDICYTTSSVPLVLDGFLTPRKTISFSGCAVQMFLSFAMGATECVLLGMMAFDRYVAICNPLRYPVVMSKAAYVPMAAGSWLAGGVNSLVQISLAVQLPFCGDHVINHFTCEILAVLTLACADISTNVISMSVANVIFLGIPVLFILVSYIFILTTILRIPSAEGRKKAFSTCSAHLTVVVIFYGTILFMYGKPKSKDPLGADKQDVLDKLISLFYGLLTPMLNPIIYSLRNKDVKAAVRKLVVQKRLTQ from the coding sequence ATGGAAGTATCCAACCAGTCTGCTGTGACAGAATTTGTCTTGTTTGGCCTCTCAGACCACCCAAGGCTGGAGAAAACATTCTTTGTGCTCATCCTGCTGATGTACCTGACGATCCTGCTGGGCAACGGGGTCCTCGTCCTGGTGACCGTGTCCGACTCCTGCCTGCACAcgcccatgtacttcttcctgggGAACCTCTCCTTCCTCGACATCTGCTATACAACCTCCTCGGTCCCTCTGGTCCTGGATGGCTTCCTCACACCCAGGAAAACCATCTCCTTCTCAGGCTGTGCTGTGCAGATGTTCCTCTCCTTTGCCATGGGAGCCACGGAGTGTGTGCTTCTGGGCATGATGGCGTttgaccgctatgtggccatctgcaacCCCCTGAGGTACCCCGTGGTCATGAGCAAGGCTGCCTACGTGCCCATGGCTGCCGGCTCCTGGCTGGCTGGTGGAGTCAACTCCTTGGTACAGATCTCTCTTGCAGTACAGTTACCCTTCTGTGGGGACCACGTCATCAACCACTTCACCTGTGAGATCCTGGCTGTCCTGACGTTGGCATGTGCTGACATCTCCACCAATGTGATCAGTATGAGTGTGGCCAATGTGATCTTTCTGGGGATCCCTGTGCTGTTCATCTTGGTCTCCTACATCTTCATCCTCACCACCATCCTGAGGATCCCCTCAGCTGAGGGGAGGAAAaaggccttctccacctgctctgctCACCTGACTGTGGTGGTCATTTTCTATGGGACCATCCTCTTCATGTATGGGAAGCCCAAATCCAAAGATCCCTTAGGGGCAGACAAACAGGATGTTTTAGACAAACTTATCTCCCTCTTCTATGGACTTCTGACCCCCATGCTCAACCCTATCATCTATAGTCTGAGAAACAAGGATGTTAAGGCTGCTGTGAGAAAACTGGTGGTTCAGAAACGCCTCACCCAGTGA
- the LOC105102277 gene encoding LOW QUALITY PROTEIN: olfactory receptor 13C7-like (The sequence of the model RefSeq protein was modified relative to this genomic sequence to represent the inferred CDS: inserted 1 base in 1 codon), whose translation MDKSNQTSPMVGFILLGLSAHPKLEKTFFVLILLMYLLILLGNGVLVLVTVSDSCLHMPIYFFLGNLSFLDICYTTSSVPLILDSFLTPRKTVSFPGCAVQMFLSFAMGATECVLLGMMAFDRYVAICNPLRYPMVMSKAAYVPMAAGSWAAGLANSVVQTSQAMSLPXCGDNIINHFTCEILAVLKLACADISINVISMVVANVIFLGVPVLFIFVSYVFIIATILRIPSVEGRKKAFSTCSAHLTVVVIFYGTILFMYGKPKSKDPLGRDKQDLADKLTSLFYGVVTPMLNPIIYSLRNKDVKTAVRNLVCQKHLTE comes from the exons ATGGACAAGTCTAATCAGACCTCCCCAATGGTGGGgttcattctcctgggcctctcaGCCCACCCGAAGCTGGAGAAAACGTTCTTTGTGCTCATCCTGCTGATGTACCTGCTGATCCTGCTGGGAAACGGGGTCCTCGTCCTGGTGACCGTGTCTGACTCCTGCCTGCACATGCCCATATACTTCTTCCTGGGGAACCTCTCCTTCCTCGACATCTGCTACACAACCTCCTCTGTCCCCCTCATTCTTGACAGCTTCCTCACCCCCAGGAAGACCGTCTCCTTTCCGGGCTGTGCCGTGCAAATGTTCCTCTCCTTTGCCATGGGAGCCACAGAGTGTGTGCTTCTGGGCATGATGGCATttgaccgctacgtggccatctgcaacCCCCTGAGGTACCCTATGGTCATGAGCAAGGCTGCCTACGTGCCCATGGCTGCTGGCTCCTGGGCAGCTGGTCTTGCCAACTCTGTAGTTCAGACATCCCAGGCCATGAGTCTGC TCTGTGGGGACAACATCATCAACCACTTCACCTGTGAGATCCTGGCTGTCCTGAAGTTGGCCTGTGCTGACATCTCCATCAATGTGATCAGCATGGTTGTGGCCAATGTGATTTTCTTGGGGGTCCCAGTGCTGTTCATCTTTGTCTCCTATGTGTTCATCATTGCTACTATCCTGAGGATCCCCTCGGTTGAGGGGAGGAAAaaggccttctccacctgctctgctCACCTCACAGTCGTGGTCATCTTCTACGGGACCATCCTCTTCATGTACGGGAAGCCCAAATCCAAGGACCCCCTGGGGAGAGACAAACAGGACCTTGCAGACAAGCTCACCTCCCTCTTCTATGGGGTGGTGACCCCCATGCTCAACCCCATCATCTACAGCCTCAGGAACAAGGATGTGAAGACTGCTGTGAGGAACCTGGTATGTCAGAAACACCTAACTGAGTGA